Proteins found in one Candidatus Nitrosopelagicus brevis genomic segment:
- a CDS encoding adenylosuccinate synthetase, whose amino-acid sequence MGATIVIGGFFGDEGKGKIISYLAQKDDPTIVVRGGAGPNAGHTIKDGDKTFKVRMLPSGFLNKNSRVMIGPGVVVNPDVFLKEINDFGTDGRSFLDNNCGIIEKHHLEDDSKGRLKEKIGSTGSGTGPANAERAMRTLKMAKEIDSLQKYIIDVPLEINNALDRNENILIEGTQGTHLSLWHGTYPFVTTKDVTASGICADVGIGPKRIDDVIVVFKSYLTRVGTGPMAGELSAEETSQKGWEEFGTVTGRLRRAAEFDFELASRAIMLSSANQISITKLDVRFPDCAGAQSLDELGADAKSFIKNIEDKLGVKVTLIGTGAGVNDIIDLRT is encoded by the coding sequence ATGGGTGCTACTATTGTAATTGGTGGTTTTTTTGGAGATGAAGGAAAAGGGAAAATCATTTCATATTTGGCTCAGAAAGATGATCCTACTATAGTTGTTAGAGGTGGAGCTGGTCCTAATGCAGGTCATACCATCAAAGATGGCGATAAAACCTTCAAGGTTAGAATGCTTCCAAGCGGATTTCTAAATAAAAATTCTAGAGTAATGATTGGTCCTGGTGTAGTTGTTAATCCCGATGTTTTTTTAAAAGAAATAAATGATTTTGGAACTGATGGTAGATCATTTCTTGACAATAATTGTGGAATAATTGAAAAGCATCATCTTGAAGATGATTCCAAAGGCAGATTAAAAGAAAAAATTGGAAGTACTGGTTCTGGAACCGGTCCGGCAAATGCTGAACGCGCAATGAGAACTTTGAAGATGGCCAAAGAAATTGATTCATTACAAAAATACATTATTGATGTTCCGTTAGAAATCAATAATGCTCTAGATAGAAATGAAAATATTCTGATAGAAGGAACTCAAGGAACACATCTATCTCTCTGGCATGGAACATATCCATTTGTAACTACAAAAGATGTTACTGCATCGGGCATATGTGCTGATGTAGGAATAGGTCCAAAAAGAATAGATGATGTGATTGTTGTGTTCAAATCCTACCTAACTAGGGTAGGTACTGGTCCTATGGCGGGTGAACTTAGTGCTGAAGAAACATCTCAAAAGGGTTGGGAAGAATTTGGGACAGTCACGGGTAGACTAAGACGTGCAGCTGAATTTGATTTTGAATTAGCTAGTCGTGCAATCATGCTTAGTAGCGCGAATCAAATATCAATAACAAAATTAGATGTAAGATTTCCTGATTGTGCAGGTGCACAATCATTAGATGAGTTAGGTGCAGATGCAAAATCATTCATAAAAAATATTGAAGACAAGTTAGGTGTGAAAGTCACATTAATTGGAACTGGCGCAGGCGTGAATGATATAATTGATTTACGCACGTAA
- a CDS encoding orotidine 5'-phosphate decarboxylase → MTKFSDRIKKSAKTSPIILANDYDPKTPNIESKTLKNMKLLSDYLCGIKINFHLLLQLDKKQISKINKVAHDSGLQCIADIKLNDIGNTNIITTENLWNMGFDAVIVNPIMGKKSLKNLVELSHKKNKGVISLCHMSAPEAKLSYELEIKNRSKNQQLYQLFLDWALSTHVDGIIVGATYPKIISYCKKSVRGKLSLFSPGIGTQGGSPSKAKKLGSDYLIVGRTILNSKNPLKTTKDLVSDSLI, encoded by the coding sequence ATGACCAAATTCAGTGATAGAATAAAAAAATCAGCAAAAACATCTCCGATCATTTTAGCAAATGACTACGATCCAAAAACACCAAACATTGAATCAAAGACATTAAAGAATATGAAACTTCTAAGTGACTATCTGTGTGGAATAAAAATTAATTTTCATCTTTTACTACAATTGGACAAAAAACAAATATCAAAAATTAATAAAGTTGCACACGATTCCGGTTTACAATGTATTGCTGACATAAAATTAAATGATATAGGAAATACAAACATCATAACTACAGAAAATCTATGGAATATGGGATTTGATGCAGTAATTGTTAATCCAATTATGGGAAAAAAAAGTTTGAAAAATTTGGTTGAACTTTCACATAAAAAAAACAAAGGAGTAATTTCGTTATGTCATATGAGCGCTCCAGAAGCAAAACTATCATATGAATTAGAAATTAAAAATCGTTCAAAGAATCAACAACTTTACCAATTATTTCTAGATTGGGCATTATCTACTCATGTAGATGGAATAATTGTCGGTGCTACATATCCAAAAATTATCTCATATTGTAAAAAATCTGTGCGTGGAAAACTTTCTCTATTCTCACCTGGAATAGGAACACAAGGTGGAAGTCCATCAAAAGCCAAGAAACTTGGTTCAGATTATCTTATTGTGGGAAGAACAATTCTTAATTCTAAAAACCCACTTAAAACTACAAAAGATCTAGTTAGTGATTCACTTATCTAA
- a CDS encoding bis(5'-nucleosyl)-tetraphosphatase gives MKEEVSAGIILFNDNEDRKFLLLNYPSKHWDFVKGKMEKDETPHETALRETKEETGISDVEFLEGFEEEIEYYFYADNQEIHKKVIFFLGKTKTKDIILSHEHLDYIWLEFDNALNKTTYENAKNLLLKSKEFLDK, from the coding sequence ATGAAAGAAGAAGTTTCAGCAGGAATAATTTTATTTAATGACAATGAAGACAGAAAATTTTTGTTATTAAATTATCCATCAAAACATTGGGATTTTGTTAAAGGTAAGATGGAAAAAGATGAAACACCTCATGAGACGGCACTTAGAGAAACCAAAGAAGAAACGGGAATTTCAGATGTAGAATTTCTTGAGGGATTTGAAGAAGAAATTGAATATTATTTCTATGCAGATAATCAAGAAATTCATAAAAAAGTAATATTTTTTCTTGGGAAGACAAAAACTAAAGATATCATATTATCACATGAACATTTGGATTACATTTGGTTAGAATTTGATAATGCGCTAAACAAAACAACTTATGAAAATGCAAAAAATCTTTTACTCAAATCTAAAGAATTTTTAGATAAGTGA
- the uppS gene encoding polyprenyl diphosphate synthase: MPNHIAIILDGNRRWAKRNLTIQEKGHFKGADAVENLLDWCEEFDIKIITLYVLSAENLDRKNEELDYLYDLIYKRLEKLYNDPRIHKNKMRVKAIGTIELLPESIKEVLGRLDEVTKNYNKHFLNIAIAYGGQNELVDAVKKIGMKIKNGELDAKEINKEVIESNLYTSHLPQSSPDMILRTSGEKRMSGFLLWQSAYSELVFLDIFWPEFRKIDLMRAIRTFQKRKRRIGK, from the coding sequence ATGCCTAATCATATCGCAATAATTCTAGATGGTAATAGAAGATGGGCTAAAAGAAATTTAACAATTCAAGAAAAGGGTCATTTCAAAGGTGCAGACGCAGTAGAAAATCTGTTAGACTGGTGTGAAGAGTTTGATATCAAAATTATCACATTATACGTGTTATCAGCTGAGAATTTAGATAGGAAAAATGAGGAACTAGATTATCTTTATGATTTGATTTACAAAAGATTAGAAAAATTGTATAACGATCCTAGAATACACAAAAACAAAATGAGGGTAAAAGCAATTGGAACCATAGAACTGCTACCAGAATCAATCAAGGAAGTTCTTGGAAGATTAGATGAAGTTACTAAAAATTATAACAAACATTTTCTAAATATTGCAATTGCATACGGAGGACAAAATGAATTAGTAGATGCTGTAAAAAAAATTGGAATGAAAATTAAAAATGGTGAATTAGATGCAAAAGAGATCAATAAAGAAGTAATAGAATCTAATTTGTATACATCTCATTTACCACAATCATCCCCAGATATGATTTTACGAACTTCAGGTGAAAAACGGATGAGTGGATTTCTATTATGGCAAAGTGCGTATAGTGAATTAGTATTTCTAGATATTTTTTGGCCAGAATTTAGAAAAATTGATTTAATGAGAGCAATTAGGACATTCCAAAAAAGAAAAAGAAGAATAGGGAAATAG
- a CDS encoding DUF373 family protein, producing MSTNKRLERDIESTAASKLLVICVDRDDDVGRKAGIATPVVGRDSCINAAQRLALEDPEDADSNSIFYAVKTYEDLVSKGYNVEVAVVTGVEKRGVQADEKIVSEIRSILEKFSANGAVIVSDGEDDEMVIPVIQNVVPVVSVQRVVMQVSRTIEHSYAVFGKFLKMVVYDKTYSKFFLGVPGILLLIGGIGTVVGYTAEIFAVLVSILGGAFLIRAFDIDKSWSNWTKATPTGFIRIFALVTGIILILASVPAGIANIDSQLFENGLDFSQSLSNQIVVGQFLQGLFPFLWMGLGTISAGILISNWLNRKLKHISDVLRIIVLAAIYPTAAQFTNILTTNDSSFTLIPPLLAGAAITLISATLLFRRYRKRGGKLLTE from the coding sequence ATGTCAACAAATAAGAGATTAGAGAGAGATATCGAGTCCACTGCAGCATCGAAACTACTTGTAATTTGTGTAGATAGAGATGATGATGTTGGTAGAAAAGCAGGAATTGCAACCCCAGTAGTTGGCAGAGATTCTTGCATTAATGCAGCACAAAGACTTGCCTTAGAAGATCCTGAAGATGCAGATTCAAATTCCATATTTTATGCAGTAAAAACCTATGAAGATTTGGTCAGTAAAGGATACAATGTGGAAGTTGCAGTAGTTACAGGAGTAGAAAAAAGAGGAGTTCAAGCTGATGAAAAAATTGTTAGCGAGATAAGATCAATTTTAGAAAAATTTTCGGCAAATGGTGCAGTAATTGTTTCCGATGGAGAGGATGATGAGATGGTAATTCCAGTTATTCAAAATGTGGTACCTGTTGTTTCGGTTCAAAGAGTTGTAATGCAAGTTAGTAGAACAATTGAACATTCCTATGCAGTATTTGGAAAATTCTTGAAGATGGTAGTTTATGATAAAACATATTCAAAATTCTTTCTGGGAGTTCCAGGAATTTTATTATTAATAGGAGGTATTGGCACGGTAGTAGGATATACTGCAGAAATTTTTGCAGTATTGGTAAGTATTTTGGGAGGTGCATTTCTTATTCGTGCATTTGACATAGACAAATCATGGTCTAATTGGACAAAGGCAACTCCGACAGGATTCATTAGAATATTTGCACTTGTAACAGGAATTATTTTGATCCTCGCATCAGTTCCCGCAGGTATTGCAAATATTGATTCCCAGTTATTTGAAAACGGATTGGACTTTTCACAATCATTATCAAATCAAATAGTAGTGGGGCAATTCCTTCAAGGTTTGTTTCCATTTTTGTGGATGGGACTTGGAACAATTTCAGCTGGAATTTTAATTAGTAATTGGTTAAACAGAAAATTAAAGCACATCAGCGATGTCTTGCGAATAATTGTACTAGCAGCAATTTATCCAACAGCTGCACAATTTACAAACATACTAACTACAAATGATAGTTCATTTACATTAATTCCACCATTGTTAGCAGGTGCAGCAATAACACTGATATCAGCCACACTACTTTTCCGTAGATACAGGAAACGAGGTGGCAAATTATTAACGGAATAA
- a CDS encoding DUF5679 domain-containing protein encodes MTEAYCVKCRKKVEIQDAEETKLKNGRPAVKGVCGECGTKVFRIGKP; translated from the coding sequence ATGACCGAAGCATATTGTGTAAAATGCAGAAAAAAAGTAGAAATCCAAGACGCGGAAGAGACTAAATTAAAAAATGGTCGTCCAGCCGTAAAAGGTGTCTGTGGAGAATGTGGAACTAAAGTTTTCCGAATAGGTAAACCTTAG
- a CDS encoding translation initiation factor IF-2 subunit beta, which yields MTKSDYENLLKRIEKNISNTSSSGKRFELPPIDITWEGKKTILRNFADFPKALRRDPNTILQYLSKEFAVPADRVGDKAIFVGKRDPDDFSRLFGIYLKDYVECPTCQSPDTKVEKENRISFLICEACGAKSTIKGKYA from the coding sequence ATGACGAAATCTGATTATGAGAATTTACTAAAACGAATTGAAAAAAATATTTCAAATACCTCCTCATCTGGAAAACGTTTCGAGTTGCCTCCAATTGACATTACTTGGGAAGGAAAAAAAACAATTCTTAGAAATTTTGCAGATTTTCCAAAAGCGTTAAGGAGAGATCCAAATACCATCTTACAATATCTCTCAAAAGAATTTGCTGTACCTGCTGATCGTGTAGGTGATAAAGCAATCTTTGTCGGTAAACGTGATCCGGATGATTTCTCCAGACTATTTGGTATTTATCTGAAAGATTATGTTGAATGCCCAACATGTCAAAGCCCTGACACAAAAGTGGAAAAAGAAAATAGAATTTCTTTTTTAATATGTGAAGCATGTGGAGCAAAATCTACAATTAAAGGTAAATACGCATAA
- a CDS encoding DUF424 domain-containing protein, which produces MLNICDPELVDKTLHDGDTKIKINPNYYAERNVDEHEAKTLLTQCNSINMVGEKTVSLAIGLGIGSEKSIRRIEGVPFLIVFKM; this is translated from the coding sequence ATGCTAAATATCTGCGACCCTGAATTAGTAGATAAAACTCTTCATGATGGAGATACAAAAATCAAAATTAATCCAAATTATTACGCTGAACGTAATGTTGATGAGCATGAGGCAAAAACATTACTCACACAATGTAACTCCATAAACATGGTTGGAGAAAAAACAGTTTCTCTTGCTATTGGTCTTGGAATTGGTTCTGAAAAAAGTATTAGACGAATTGAAGGTGTACCATTCTTGATAGTATTCAAGATGTAA
- a CDS encoding translation initiation factor eIF-1A, with the protein MGKRKVLNESALKEIRLAEEGEMYGRVIKLLGSDQVLVKCTDDITRRGRIRGKLKRRIWIRDNDVVVIAPWDFKETERGDIVWRFTLPQVDWLKDNDHIPKDF; encoded by the coding sequence GTGGGAAAACGCAAAGTACTCAATGAAAGTGCACTAAAAGAAATCAGACTAGCTGAAGAAGGTGAAATGTATGGTAGAGTGATCAAGCTTTTAGGAAGTGATCAAGTTCTTGTAAAATGTACTGATGACATTACTAGAAGAGGAAGAATACGAGGAAAATTAAAAAGAAGAATTTGGATTAGAGATAATGACGTTGTGGTTATTGCACCTTGGGATTTTAAAGAAACTGAACGTGGAGATATCGTATGGAGATTTACTTTACCTCAAGTTGATTGGTTAAAAGATAACGATCATATTCCTAAAGACTTTTGA
- a CDS encoding serine protein kinase RIO, which translates to MSDNSEKKIELKIKSKLEQKKKKKTLDDGFKKNKVVNEVLDKITILQLYDLINSKIISYVNGVVKAGKESVVFWAKDPEENDIALKIYLVTTSNFKKRSQYLTGDPRFTSVKKGTKNIVYLWARKEFQNISKCYDCGIPVVKPRHVSKNILIMDFEGKDGKPENTLLESEIDENDYHQSIELISDLFKKAKLVHGDFSEYNIFKTKNGLKLFDLGSAVDRTHPNTMNFLKRDINNITNFFVKRGLTVENPADILERITK; encoded by the coding sequence ATGTCTGATAATTCTGAAAAAAAAATTGAATTAAAGATAAAATCTAAACTTGAACAAAAGAAAAAAAAGAAAACTCTTGATGATGGTTTTAAAAAAAATAAAGTAGTGAATGAAGTTTTAGATAAAATTACTATATTGCAACTTTATGATTTGATAAATTCTAAAATAATTTCTTATGTAAATGGTGTTGTAAAGGCAGGAAAAGAATCTGTTGTATTTTGGGCAAAAGATCCTGAAGAAAATGATATCGCATTAAAAATATACTTAGTCACTACATCTAACTTTAAAAAAAGAAGCCAATATCTTACTGGTGATCCTAGATTTACTAGTGTCAAAAAAGGAACAAAAAACATAGTTTATCTCTGGGCTAGAAAAGAATTTCAAAATATTTCTAAATGTTATGATTGCGGCATTCCTGTTGTAAAGCCTAGACATGTTTCAAAAAATATACTGATAATGGATTTTGAAGGAAAAGATGGCAAACCTGAAAATACTTTACTAGAATCCGAAATTGATGAAAATGACTATCATCAATCAATTGAATTAATTTCTGATTTATTCAAAAAGGCAAAATTGGTTCACGGAGATTTTTCAGAATATAACATCTTTAAAACCAAAAATGGTCTAAAATTGTTTGATTTGGGATCTGCAGTTGATAGAACACATCCTAATACAATGAATTTTTTGAAAAGAGACATTAATAACATAACCAACTTCTTTGTAAAACGAGGATTGACGGTAGAAAACCCTGCTGATATTCTTGAAAGGATAACAAAATGA
- a CDS encoding KH domain-containing protein: protein MSFEKLIRIPVDRIGVIIGKSGKTKHQIEKKCHVDLNIDSETGEVIITSDKIDGNISPFKAVEIVSAMGRGFSPENSLRLLRGENSLHVIDLREFGGKSPDQIERIKGRIIGENGTARLNMENLTGAKISVYGRTVGIIGEPNQLRMAVDAISSLCSGSMHGPVYSKLEAARRKEKADKALLWENQDVF, encoded by the coding sequence ATGAGCTTTGAAAAATTAATTAGAATTCCAGTAGATAGAATTGGTGTAATTATCGGAAAATCTGGAAAAACAAAACATCAAATTGAAAAAAAATGTCATGTTGATTTGAATATTGATAGTGAAACTGGCGAAGTAATAATCACTAGTGATAAAATTGACGGAAATATTAGTCCGTTCAAAGCTGTTGAAATTGTTTCAGCTATGGGTAGAGGTTTTTCACCAGAAAACTCACTGCGTCTTTTACGTGGAGAAAATAGTTTACACGTAATTGATTTACGGGAATTTGGTGGAAAGTCTCCTGATCAAATTGAAAGAATTAAGGGAAGAATTATTGGTGAAAATGGAACTGCAAGATTAAACATGGAAAATCTAACCGGTGCAAAAATTTCTGTTTATGGTAGAACTGTCGGAATAATTGGAGAACCAAATCAATTACGTATGGCAGTTGATGCAATATCTTCACTTTGTAGTGGCAGTATGCATGGTCCGGTTTACAGTAAACTAGAAGCTGCAAGAAGAAAAGAAAAAGCAGATAAGGCATTATTGTGGGAAAACCAAGATGTCTTCTAA
- a CDS encoding DNA topoisomerase VI subunit B, whose protein sequence is MSSNENFNQISPSEFFYRNRDLAGFSNPTRSLYTAVREFVENSLDACDHSGILPNIHMTIKAVDPEKPDPKQYILTVKDNGPGIPSKHVPLAFGTVLYGSKFGLKQARGMFGLGATMAILYGQITTNKPVKVKSNADGKTRFDFEMKLDIQKNKPVIMKKQETPSTEQGLSVSIVLDGDYAKAGTKIRDYVYQTSLITPYATISFDDPKGEKFHHKSIIRSMPPAPTVIAPHPYGIDVETIRRMLVDTHYQIPNVDDKMIEKVRKELGMSKQKFTYNEIMKKTEKKWKSLTRPVRVVIALMSFLEADFEKLQRIRIEDVDLRNNKLIYWDYSTSQTLAADMDVESPYYKQLANTVQGESLTHFLTKRFQRVGPTAALEFCKFAKFKPETRVGNMTDQELVKLSDALQTYEGFRSPDPTCLAPLGAEPLEKGIQRRFEPDFMAVVQRTASAYSGFPFVVEMGIAYGGKIETRGTTVYRFANRIPLLYDEGSDVVLKVVKDADWNRYKVKSDSAPFIIVSHICSTRVPYKTVGKENVADRPEIEKELRLALQFLSRKLSGYMSKKGQAEAAKKRANLYSKYLPLVAQFCTELSGKKKEPNYEKMIKEETAINNTDENKEVEKNG, encoded by the coding sequence ATGTCTTCTAACGAAAATTTTAATCAGATATCTCCTAGTGAGTTTTTTTATCGTAATCGTGATCTTGCGGGATTTAGTAATCCTACGCGTTCATTGTATACTGCTGTGCGTGAATTTGTAGAAAACTCTCTTGATGCTTGTGATCACAGTGGAATATTGCCTAATATTCACATGACAATCAAGGCTGTAGATCCTGAAAAACCTGATCCTAAACAATATATCTTGACTGTAAAAGATAATGGTCCTGGAATTCCTTCAAAACATGTACCTCTTGCATTTGGTACTGTTTTGTATGGCTCAAAATTTGGGTTGAAACAAGCTCGTGGAATGTTTGGTCTTGGAGCTACTATGGCAATACTTTATGGACAAATTACAACAAACAAACCAGTTAAAGTAAAAAGTAATGCAGATGGAAAAACTCGTTTTGATTTTGAGATGAAACTCGATATTCAAAAAAATAAACCAGTAATAATGAAAAAACAGGAAACACCAAGTACTGAACAAGGATTAAGCGTTAGTATTGTTTTAGATGGTGATTATGCAAAAGCAGGAACAAAAATCCGTGATTATGTTTACCAAACATCATTAATCACTCCGTATGCAACAATTTCCTTTGATGATCCAAAAGGTGAGAAATTTCATCATAAATCAATTATTCGCTCAATGCCTCCTGCTCCGACAGTGATTGCACCTCATCCATACGGAATTGATGTTGAGACAATTCGTCGGATGCTTGTTGACACACATTATCAAATTCCAAATGTTGATGATAAAATGATTGAAAAAGTTAGAAAAGAACTTGGAATGTCAAAACAGAAATTTACCTATAATGAAATAATGAAAAAGACTGAAAAAAAATGGAAATCACTCACTCGACCTGTTCGTGTTGTAATAGCTTTGATGTCATTTTTAGAAGCTGATTTTGAAAAATTACAGCGAATCAGAATTGAAGATGTTGATCTTAGAAATAATAAACTAATCTACTGGGATTATAGTACATCTCAAACTCTCGCAGCAGATATGGATGTCGAAAGCCCTTACTACAAACAATTAGCAAATACGGTTCAAGGTGAGTCTCTTACTCACTTTTTAACAAAAAGATTTCAGAGAGTGGGTCCAACAGCTGCACTTGAATTTTGTAAATTTGCAAAATTCAAACCTGAAACTAGAGTTGGTAATATGACAGACCAAGAATTAGTAAAATTAAGTGACGCATTGCAAACATACGAAGGATTTAGATCTCCTGACCCTACATGTTTAGCACCTCTTGGTGCAGAACCTCTTGAAAAAGGAATTCAACGTAGATTCGAGCCTGATTTCATGGCTGTGGTTCAAAGAACTGCCTCTGCATATTCTGGATTTCCATTTGTTGTAGAAATGGGAATTGCATATGGAGGTAAAATTGAAACACGTGGTACTACTGTGTATAGATTTGCAAATAGAATTCCATTGTTATATGATGAAGGTAGTGACGTTGTACTAAAAGTTGTTAAAGATGCTGACTGGAATCGTTACAAAGTGAAAAGTGATTCTGCACCATTTATCATAGTTTCACATATTTGTTCAACAAGAGTTCCATACAAAACAGTAGGAAAAGAAAATGTGGCTGATAGGCCAGAAATTGAAAAAGAACTTAGATTGGCGCTTCAATTCCTTTCAAGAAAACTTTCTGGATATATGTCTAAAAAAGGCCAAGCAGAGGCTGCAAAGAAACGTGCTAACCTATATTCAAAATATTTGCCACTTGTAGCACAATTTTGTACAGAATTGTCTGGAAAAAAGAAAGAGCCAAATTATGAAAAAATGATTAAAGAAGAAACTGCAATAAACAATACAGATGAAAATAAAGAGGTAGAAAAGAATGGCTAA
- a CDS encoding DNA topoisomerase IV subunit A, which produces MAKKVTKKVTKKETKKEKIDKSKKLIQALKNHGAQIYEDLENGEFPKFSIPNRSISNIIYDKKLRQYVLGTNASLRSARNSSQLRSFTQLLWLAFFANKLTHEKKSSTLRDVYYSSQAFAVDFEDQQESDNIIVDLEAVLSQPREDFFVFPEERSSIFGDLTIEYTIPGYEGKTQNLSSHPDGYAIGPSMTSAQLTDTSAEMVIAIEKGGLFTRFVEEQVDKKFKSIIINTGGQAPRSTRTLLKRLHDELGLPVVILTDGDVYGEHIAMVIKSGSANAAHLRELTVPDAKWMGVWATDIDKFKLPTIPMTESDIKRCYDLLKDPRYEEGLWKRELEVFIKIKRKAELEAFSKYGLTNITEKYLPKKLEESKSF; this is translated from the coding sequence ATGGCTAAAAAAGTAACAAAAAAAGTAACAAAAAAAGAAACAAAAAAAGAAAAAATTGATAAATCAAAAAAACTTATCCAAGCTCTCAAAAACCATGGTGCTCAAATATATGAGGATCTTGAAAATGGTGAATTTCCAAAGTTTTCAATTCCGAATCGTTCCATTAGTAATATCATCTATGATAAAAAACTAAGACAATACGTACTTGGAACTAACGCTTCTCTAAGAAGTGCAAGAAATAGTTCTCAATTACGTTCATTTACTCAATTGCTATGGCTTGCATTTTTTGCAAATAAATTAACACATGAGAAAAAATCATCTACTCTTCGAGATGTTTATTATTCATCTCAAGCATTTGCAGTAGATTTTGAAGACCAACAAGAATCTGATAATATTATAGTTGATCTAGAAGCCGTCTTATCTCAACCTCGTGAAGATTTCTTTGTATTTCCTGAAGAGCGAAGTAGTATTTTTGGTGACTTGACAATTGAATATACAATTCCAGGTTATGAAGGAAAAACACAAAATCTTTCTAGTCATCCTGACGGATATGCAATTGGTCCTAGTATGACTTCTGCTCAATTAACTGATACCAGTGCAGAAATGGTAATTGCAATAGAGAAAGGTGGTTTGTTTACTAGGTTTGTAGAGGAACAAGTTGATAAAAAATTCAAATCTATTATCATTAATACTGGCGGTCAAGCTCCTCGTTCCACTCGAACATTGCTAAAGCGTTTACATGATGAATTGGGATTACCTGTTGTCATACTGACAGACGGTGATGTGTATGGAGAACATATTGCAATGGTAATAAAATCTGGTTCTGCAAATGCAGCTCATCTAAGAGAATTAACAGTACCTGATGCAAAATGGATGGGTGTCTGGGCCACAGACATTGATAAATTCAAACTACCTACAATTCCAATGACTGAATCTGATATCAAGCGTTGTTATGATTTACTAAAAGATCCTAGATACGAAGAAGGATTGTGGAAACGAGAACTAGAAGTATTCATAAAAATTAAGAGAAAAGCAGAACTGGAAGCATTTTCAAAATATGGTTTGACAAATATTACTGAAAAATATTTACCTAAAAAATTAGAAGAATCAAAGAGCTTCTGA
- a CDS encoding Hsp20/alpha crystallin family protein, with protein sequence MSKYANATQPTEKSLNYVVPIILLIFFGLVYAMSLRADNGFVSFILIGIALVTIVYWTRVIKKMVVTQKPKFTAREQESKNWVYDLIKGDNETVFVAEVPGPEDKIAVRLIDGILYIRGSQGFSKEVQIEGPKEMEIGDFKYRNGVLTLRIRTSEAL encoded by the coding sequence TTGAGTAAATATGCAAACGCTACACAACCAACCGAAAAATCACTAAATTATGTTGTACCTATAATTTTATTGATTTTCTTTGGATTAGTATATGCAATGTCATTACGAGCAGATAATGGATTTGTTAGTTTCATATTAATTGGAATTGCCTTAGTGACTATAGTTTATTGGACCAGAGTCATTAAGAAAATGGTTGTTACTCAAAAACCAAAATTTACTGCAAGAGAACAGGAATCAAAGAATTGGGTATACGATTTAATCAAAGGAGACAATGAAACAGTTTTCGTTGCAGAAGTTCCAGGACCAGAAGATAAAATTGCTGTCAGATTAATTGATGGAATTTTATACATTAGAGGTTCACAAGGATTTTCAAAGGAAGTTCAAATTGAAGGACCAAAAGAAATGGAAATTGGTGATTTCAAGTATAGAAATGGTGTCTTAACATTAAGAATTAGAACATCAGAAGCTCTTTGA